From Pseudobdellovibrio exovorus JSS, a single genomic window includes:
- the dcd gene encoding dCTP deaminase, with protein sequence MILTDKEILSHIEKGLIKIEPFDLSCLGTNSYDVHLGKTLAVYDDEILDAKAHNKIKTFEIPEEGYVLTPAKFYLGVTAEYTETHAHVPFLEGKSSVGRLGIDIHATAGKGDVGFCNHWTLEISVKQPVRVYAGMPVGQLIYFEVKGDIQNMYNKKSNAKYNDKKSIPVESMMFKNKF encoded by the coding sequence ATGATTCTTACTGACAAAGAAATCTTAAGTCATATCGAAAAAGGGCTCATCAAAATCGAGCCCTTTGATTTATCATGCCTTGGTACAAACTCATACGATGTACACTTAGGCAAAACTTTGGCCGTTTACGACGACGAAATCCTAGATGCTAAAGCTCATAATAAAATCAAAACTTTTGAAATCCCTGAAGAAGGTTATGTTTTAACCCCTGCTAAGTTTTATTTAGGGGTTACTGCTGAGTACACTGAAACTCATGCTCATGTGCCTTTCTTAGAGGGAAAATCAAGTGTGGGTCGTCTTGGTATCGACATCCATGCAACTGCCGGTAAAGGTGACGTGGGCTTCTGCAATCACTGGACACTGGAAATCTCTGTAAAACAACCTGTACGCGTCTACGCAGGTATGCCTGTGGGACAACTCATTTATTTTGAAGTCAAAGGTGACATTCAAAATATGTACAACAAAAAATCTAACGCAAAATATAACGATAAAAAATCAATTCCTGTTGAATCAATGATGTTTAAGAATAAGTTCTAA
- the rpmG gene encoding 50S ribosomal protein L33, producing MAKKTGRIIVTLECTEAKAAGKPVSRYTTTKNKTKTPGRLEKKKYNPNLKKHTVHRETK from the coding sequence ATGGCAAAAAAGACTGGTCGTATTATTGTAACTTTAGAGTGCACAGAAGCTAAAGCAGCTGGAAAACCTGTTTCTCGTTACACAACTACAAAAAACAAAACTAAAACTCCTGGTCGTTTAGAAAAAAAGAAATACAATCCTAATTTAAAAAAACACACTGTTCACCGCGAAACTAAATAA
- a CDS encoding ChaN family lipoprotein, which produces MLKRSVFLALSALFYSSCAFSQLFDGRTGQETSLENLLSRVQAGHIVILGENHGLASHKEQHLEILRGLRAKGLKVSVGMEFVNYTDQTYLDQYRAGALTEDQFLAAIKWGGYSFDFYREQILFPALAFNETTVGLNISRQITSKISRQGLESLDEAEQALLPPAFTLGRESYKTRFMLAAGHHCKSPLNCFTAQSAWDDTMAWQTAEFMQAHPDHVLVIVVGEFHVQYGGGLPDRIRARLADARLVTVSQVNGEGMLDEEKQEQIEPSLTEGPRADFIWISQ; this is translated from the coding sequence ATGCTTAAAAGATCGGTATTTCTAGCTCTATCCGCATTATTTTATAGCTCTTGTGCTTTTTCTCAGCTTTTTGATGGCCGAACAGGTCAAGAAACCTCTCTGGAAAACCTGCTGAGTCGGGTACAAGCGGGCCATATCGTCATATTGGGCGAAAACCATGGTCTTGCCAGCCATAAAGAGCAACACCTCGAAATTTTACGCGGCTTACGCGCTAAAGGCTTAAAAGTTTCGGTGGGGATGGAGTTCGTCAATTACACGGACCAAACTTATCTAGATCAATACCGTGCGGGAGCCTTAACGGAAGATCAATTTCTAGCGGCTATCAAATGGGGTGGTTATAGCTTTGATTTCTATCGTGAACAGATTCTATTTCCAGCTTTGGCATTTAATGAAACCACAGTGGGATTAAATATCTCGCGCCAGATCACTTCGAAAATTTCAAGACAGGGGCTAGAGAGCTTAGATGAAGCTGAGCAGGCGCTATTGCCTCCAGCTTTTACTTTGGGTCGTGAGTCTTACAAGACGCGCTTTATGTTAGCGGCGGGACATCACTGCAAGAGTCCGTTGAATTGTTTTACGGCTCAGTCGGCGTGGGATGATACGATGGCATGGCAGACGGCCGAGTTCATGCAGGCTCATCCTGATCATGTCCTTGTGATTGTTGTCGGAGAATTCCATGTTCAGTACGGCGGAGGGTTGCCAGATCGTATCCGTGCACGATTAGCGGACGCTCGTCTGGTGACGGTGTCGCAGGTGAATGGCGAGGGAATGTTAGACGAAGAAAAGCAAGAGCAGATCGAGCCTTCTTTGACTGAAGGCCCGCGCGCTGATTTCATATGGATTAGTCAGTAG
- a CDS encoding ATP-binding protein: MPVKIAITGGPSGGKTTLIEALRKEFGQKVKIVPEAASILYKGGFPRVKSYEGYFHAQRAIYFTQKELEALRCKTNPEALIVCDRGSLDALAYWPDSADNFFETTQTTRAAELARYDWVIHLDTATEPDYDTSNEIRTESFHEALLLNDKIKQSWDGHPQRIILGAEQDFFSKMKRATLVIAAILENKAMEEVKAIR; the protein is encoded by the coding sequence ATGCCTGTTAAAATTGCGATTACTGGTGGCCCCTCTGGCGGAAAAACAACCTTAATTGAAGCTCTTAGAAAAGAGTTTGGACAAAAAGTAAAGATCGTCCCAGAAGCGGCCTCGATCCTGTACAAGGGCGGCTTTCCTCGTGTTAAAAGCTATGAAGGCTACTTCCATGCTCAACGAGCGATTTACTTCACACAAAAAGAATTAGAGGCTTTGCGCTGTAAGACAAATCCCGAAGCCTTGATCGTGTGTGATCGTGGTTCATTGGATGCCTTAGCTTACTGGCCCGATTCAGCCGATAATTTTTTTGAAACAACTCAGACAACTCGCGCTGCTGAACTTGCTCGCTATGACTGGGTTATTCATTTAGACACAGCGACAGAACCTGATTACGACACCAGTAATGAAATCCGTACGGAAAGCTTCCATGAAGCCTTGCTATTAAATGATAAGATTAAGCAAAGCTGGGATGGTCATCCTCAAAGAATTATTCTTGGAGCTGAACAGGATTTCTTTTCAAAAATGAAACGCGCCACGCTGGTCATCGCTGCAATTTTAGAAAATAAAGCCATGGAAGAAGTTAAAGCTATTCGCTAA
- a CDS encoding enoyl ACP reductase FabMG family protein, whose translation MKNYYPLREKPQTQSFKKGDVLVLFGELFNRGYANGLVEEAEKSGLTVIRATVGRRDSEGNLRALNAEETASIPQPFINVPLEAGFDLEKDSHGKSPVDYLKDVKLSDWQNAVLPETSLQESKEKGRLRFRQSVQQFLKELTPHLKDGAHVHFAHLMAGGVPRCKIVMPLMNRVFKGTGDRFLPSEIFWKSTIGRLLELNFQEVTAETYNILIDESANLRQQIESKGGSVSYVAYGYHGTEIIINDDYKWQSYAPYIQGWAKVELEGISKKWSQQGIKTCVYNCPEILTNSSSIFQGIEIPLYNLIRAFEKDQPQHELTQKIKNECRAVLKEDASIEQIFQIVDDFLNSELFLKTSVYEGWPHHSGKEQLALGLETSDRIFSLHKDEKSLMTATLSELIFRACGYIMLHDGYHPKSPVAWIGHDVVVKSVT comes from the coding sequence ATGAAAAACTACTACCCACTACGTGAAAAACCTCAGACTCAATCCTTTAAAAAAGGCGATGTCCTTGTACTATTTGGTGAACTTTTTAACCGCGGCTATGCAAACGGGCTTGTAGAAGAAGCCGAAAAGAGCGGTCTAACTGTTATCCGTGCCACAGTGGGAAGACGCGATAGCGAAGGAAACTTACGTGCTCTCAATGCTGAAGAAACGGCGTCAATTCCACAGCCTTTTATTAACGTTCCTCTTGAGGCCGGATTTGATTTAGAAAAAGATTCCCACGGCAAGTCACCTGTCGACTATCTAAAAGATGTTAAACTCAGTGATTGGCAAAACGCTGTTTTACCAGAGACCTCTTTACAAGAATCCAAAGAAAAAGGACGCCTGCGCTTCAGACAAAGTGTTCAGCAGTTTTTAAAAGAGCTGACTCCTCACCTGAAAGACGGAGCCCATGTTCACTTTGCCCACTTAATGGCAGGTGGAGTTCCCCGCTGTAAAATCGTCATGCCATTGATGAATCGCGTTTTCAAAGGAACCGGAGACCGCTTCTTACCTTCAGAGATTTTCTGGAAAAGTACCATTGGTCGTCTGTTGGAACTTAATTTTCAAGAAGTCACTGCTGAAACTTACAATATCCTGATTGATGAGTCCGCAAATCTAAGACAGCAAATTGAGTCAAAAGGCGGAAGTGTCAGCTACGTGGCTTACGGCTACCATGGCACCGAGATCATCATCAATGACGATTACAAATGGCAATCTTACGCCCCCTACATTCAAGGTTGGGCAAAAGTTGAACTCGAAGGTATTTCGAAAAAATGGAGCCAACAAGGTATCAAAACGTGTGTCTACAATTGTCCTGAGATTTTAACAAACTCGAGTTCCATTTTCCAAGGGATTGAAATTCCACTTTACAACTTGATCCGCGCTTTCGAAAAAGATCAGCCTCAACATGAATTGACTCAAAAAATTAAAAATGAATGCCGTGCTGTTTTAAAAGAAGATGCCTCTATCGAGCAAATTTTCCAAATTGTAGATGACTTTTTAAACTCTGAACTCTTTTTGAAAACCAGTGTCTATGAGGGCTGGCCACATCACTCTGGTAAAGAGCAGTTAGCATTAGGTCTTGAGACTTCGGATCGAATTTTCTCTTTACACAAAGACGAAAAATCATTGATGACAGCTACCTTGAGTGAATTGATTTTTAGAGCCTGTGGGTACATCATGCTTCACGATGGCTATCACCCAAAATCACCTGTAGCTTGGATAGGACATGATGTTGTCGTTAAGAGTGTAACTTAG
- a CDS encoding helical backbone metal receptor, whose product MLEKNAKILSLVPSWTETLIEAGIDVVGRTRFCIHPESKVKSIPAVGGTKNMQIDEILKLSPDLVVLDQEENKKEMAEVLTQNGIEIAVSHVTGLQEASDFLHNLGQRLQNPKLQEYAHRYRQILEKKEKINAELFWRQILIQDAELVAELSRKSIQELQLTPIEYVIWKNPFMVIGQGTFITEVMSLVGVHLSHPQKYPQIEASALKKAMCLFSSEPFPFAKYIHQLKAEGFQGALVDGEKISWYGWRNLTFLESCFN is encoded by the coding sequence ATGCTCGAAAAAAATGCTAAAATTCTTTCTTTGGTGCCGTCATGGACAGAAACCCTCATTGAAGCGGGTATTGATGTCGTCGGTAGGACGCGTTTCTGCATTCATCCCGAGTCAAAAGTGAAATCGATTCCCGCTGTTGGTGGCACTAAAAATATGCAAATCGATGAAATTTTGAAGCTGTCACCTGACTTGGTTGTTTTAGACCAAGAAGAGAATAAAAAAGAGATGGCTGAGGTATTAACTCAAAATGGAATTGAAATTGCTGTCTCCCATGTGACGGGTTTACAAGAGGCTTCAGACTTTTTACACAATTTGGGTCAGAGACTTCAAAATCCAAAACTACAAGAGTACGCTCATCGCTATCGTCAGATCCTTGAAAAGAAAGAAAAAATCAATGCGGAATTATTCTGGAGACAGATTCTTATTCAAGATGCGGAACTGGTGGCAGAACTCAGTCGTAAATCCATTCAGGAGTTACAATTAACACCTATTGAATATGTGATTTGGAAGAATCCATTTATGGTTATTGGACAGGGGACATTTATAACTGAGGTGATGTCATTGGTAGGGGTTCATCTGTCACATCCGCAGAAGTATCCGCAGATAGAGGCTTCTGCGCTTAAAAAAGCCATGTGCCTTTTTTCGAGCGAGCCTTTTCCTTTTGCTAAGTACATCCATCAGTTGAAAGCCGAAGGTTTTCAAGGCGCACTGGTCGATGGGGAAAAAATCAGTTGGTACGGATGGCGCAATCTTACTTTTTTAGAAAGCTGTTTTAATTGA
- a CDS encoding 3-deoxy-D-manno-octulosonic acid transferase, which produces MPTLDYTTGSFKPHEPNPRAKQMIYFYRLIYFTLRVLLFVISPVLPKSLQLWIKLRREKLSQKNNFKNSYWFHASSGEIEYCKSVIRLLKTEDPKAHVVVTYSSPSAEKLFFNISQFVDEFIPLPWDQPFAIKRLIQYIQPRVLVFARTDLWPELIYQVKKQRIPVGVISYNPRLSSLNHFVNRHLLSQLDFISCLQEQIIPSLQLITRTKIIKADGDTRFDQVFFRLSQEPKVKIANSSSDSAPLFICGSTWAEDEAVLFPCFNFLIENKFKIALCPHDVSSSNIARLRNDLEKYGWSYQLLSESQDLQRVDISKNILLVDQVGYLADLYRFGSVAFVGGSFKDKVHSVMEPLCCGLPVAVGPFYHNNPEAVRYVGQSVIRIESPQELTGLIKNISTFDKEQILTEMQKNQNASQRALDTIKESIKTAF; this is translated from the coding sequence ATGCCTACGCTCGATTACACCACTGGAAGTTTCAAGCCGCATGAACCAAATCCTCGAGCAAAACAAATGATTTATTTTTATCGCCTGATTTACTTCACGCTTAGAGTTTTGCTATTTGTGATTTCTCCGGTTTTGCCAAAATCTTTACAGCTATGGATAAAGTTACGTCGAGAAAAGCTCTCACAAAAGAATAATTTCAAAAACAGCTATTGGTTCCACGCCTCTAGTGGAGAAATTGAATACTGCAAATCTGTTATTCGCCTACTGAAAACCGAAGATCCAAAAGCACATGTTGTTGTCACCTACTCCTCTCCATCTGCGGAAAAGTTGTTTTTTAATATCAGTCAATTTGTCGACGAGTTCATTCCTCTACCTTGGGATCAGCCCTTTGCAATTAAGCGTCTTATTCAATACATACAACCGCGTGTTTTAGTTTTTGCCAGAACAGATTTATGGCCAGAGCTTATTTATCAAGTGAAAAAGCAGCGCATTCCTGTAGGGGTGATCTCGTACAACCCTCGTTTAAGTTCACTTAATCATTTTGTAAATAGACACTTACTTAGCCAGCTAGATTTTATTTCTTGCTTACAAGAACAAATCATCCCAAGTCTACAATTGATCACGCGAACAAAGATCATCAAAGCCGATGGCGACACGCGTTTTGATCAAGTTTTCTTTCGCTTGAGCCAAGAGCCGAAAGTCAAAATCGCCAACTCTTCGTCGGACTCAGCTCCCCTATTCATTTGCGGTTCTACTTGGGCTGAAGATGAAGCGGTGCTTTTTCCATGCTTTAATTTTTTAATTGAAAATAAGTTCAAAATTGCTCTGTGCCCCCACGATGTCAGTTCCAGCAATATCGCACGTCTACGAAATGACCTGGAAAAATACGGATGGAGCTACCAGTTATTGTCTGAATCTCAGGACTTACAGCGCGTGGATATTTCGAAAAACATTCTACTGGTAGATCAAGTGGGATACCTCGCTGACCTCTATCGCTTTGGTTCTGTAGCTTTCGTTGGCGGTTCTTTTAAAGACAAAGTTCACTCGGTAATGGAACCGCTTTGCTGCGGCCTTCCCGTTGCTGTTGGACCTTTTTACCACAACAATCCTGAAGCTGTCCGCTATGTAGGGCAATCCGTTATTAGAATTGAATCCCCACAAGAGCTAACAGGGCTTATTAAAAATATTTCGACTTTTGATAAAGAGCAGATCTTAACTGAAATGCAAAAAAATCAAAATGCAAGCCAGCGAGCCCTCGATACCATCAAAGAATCAATTAAAACAGCTTTCTAA
- a CDS encoding glycosyltransferase family 9 protein, producing the protein MKILIIRFSSIGDLTQALSIPSFIRSYVPNAEIHFVTRQDLSSLLENHPNIDRIWTLDRRDGFRGLIQLIKKLNQENFTHIYDAHNNLRSALIRFFVHSKKTLVRPMMRIKRFLLLEYHINLFEKPFSGQRDLIKPLEKWGMPFRLPPTPQLFLNESIRQSVETPDEDFVALVPSAAYFLKRWPIEYWDELIKLNPSKKFVVLAGPEDNFTSVLNQNSNVLNLTGKTGLLGSAAVIEKASMTIANDTGLLHFSEQLGKPTIALMGPAPFGFPSRETTLQLERNLKCRPCSKHGQGPCVNVAYHECLRSITPLEVSSRMNQILEQNK; encoded by the coding sequence ATGAAGATTCTCATTATAAGATTTTCCAGCATTGGCGATTTAACACAAGCACTCAGCATACCGAGCTTTATCCGCTCTTATGTTCCGAACGCCGAGATTCATTTTGTTACACGCCAAGACCTCTCGAGTTTGCTTGAAAATCACCCAAATATTGATCGCATCTGGACACTGGATCGCCGTGATGGATTCCGTGGACTCATCCAATTGATAAAAAAATTAAATCAGGAAAATTTCACGCACATTTATGATGCACACAATAACTTAAGATCTGCACTCATTCGCTTCTTTGTACACTCAAAGAAAACTTTGGTCAGACCGATGATGCGCATCAAAAGATTTCTACTTCTGGAATATCATATCAATCTTTTTGAAAAACCTTTTTCTGGACAAAGAGATCTGATTAAGCCGTTAGAAAAATGGGGAATGCCTTTTCGGCTTCCTCCAACACCACAATTGTTTCTAAATGAAAGTATTCGACAATCTGTAGAAACTCCAGATGAAGACTTCGTAGCACTTGTGCCTTCGGCTGCCTACTTTCTGAAAAGATGGCCAATAGAGTATTGGGATGAACTCATCAAACTCAACCCAAGTAAAAAGTTTGTTGTTTTAGCTGGCCCAGAGGACAACTTTACATCTGTCTTGAATCAAAACTCAAATGTCCTCAATCTAACGGGAAAGACCGGACTACTGGGATCCGCCGCTGTGATTGAAAAAGCAAGTATGACGATTGCTAATGACACCGGACTTCTGCATTTTTCAGAGCAACTTGGAAAGCCCACCATCGCCTTAATGGGACCTGCCCCTTTTGGTTTCCCTTCGCGCGAAACGACCTTACAGTTAGAAAGAAACTTAAAATGTCGTCCTTGCTCTAAACATGGACAGGGGCCATGTGTGAATGTGGCCTATCATGAATGCCTACGCTCGATTACACCACTGGAAGTTTCAAGCCGCATGAACCAAATCCTCGAGCAAAACAAATGA
- a CDS encoding MFS transporter: MFILGLADNLRGPLFPELLKYFNLSNSEGSFSFALASTAALLGNIASAFALKKVHLNRLLTWTIALMMAGVALMGFAPLFVWYLAGCFLFGFGLGATGVTQNLLIAENVQPPHQTRAMSSMHGIYGFSSLLAPLLASRSPRVFSDHYPSENLLTQWQSGFLVVSFLSMLVVLLTFIISPKEEFVHHEEASKGTVKKSSVTTMLWFAGFFATYVAAEILVSTRLALYMRSYFNLSFEDSSNYVTYFFVFLLLGRLLFAIKSFKSAIKLQMNLCLMGSVLFLIMGLYVHPFFLALCGLSMAPFYPLAIVYISEKAGLQKRRFITFAMSIQSVCVILMHVCVGYLTDAFGLLFAFGFGVVLLIMALVCLNFHPPIKA, encoded by the coding sequence ATGTTCATACTCGGGTTGGCGGACAATCTCAGAGGCCCGTTGTTCCCTGAACTTTTAAAATATTTTAACTTGAGTAATTCTGAAGGGTCATTCAGTTTTGCGCTAGCTTCTACCGCAGCCTTATTAGGTAATATCGCCTCTGCCTTTGCTTTGAAGAAAGTGCATTTGAATCGTCTTTTAACATGGACCATTGCTTTAATGATGGCCGGTGTAGCCCTCATGGGATTTGCGCCATTATTTGTGTGGTATCTTGCTGGATGTTTTTTATTCGGTTTTGGTTTGGGCGCGACAGGTGTAACTCAGAATCTTTTGATTGCTGAAAATGTTCAGCCGCCCCATCAAACTAGAGCCATGTCCTCTATGCATGGCATTTACGGCTTTTCGAGTTTGCTGGCACCACTGTTGGCATCGAGGTCTCCACGTGTATTTAGTGATCATTATCCTTCAGAAAATCTTTTGACTCAGTGGCAAAGTGGTTTCTTAGTTGTCAGCTTTTTATCGATGCTTGTGGTGTTATTAACATTTATCATCAGCCCCAAAGAAGAATTTGTTCATCACGAAGAGGCCTCGAAGGGGACTGTGAAAAAAAGTTCGGTGACCACGATGCTTTGGTTTGCGGGATTTTTTGCCACCTATGTGGCGGCAGAAATTTTAGTAAGTACGCGACTGGCTTTGTATATGAGAAGTTACTTTAACTTGAGTTTTGAAGATTCAAGTAATTATGTGACTTACTTTTTTGTTTTTCTTTTGCTTGGTCGACTTTTGTTTGCGATTAAGAGTTTTAAAAGTGCCATTAAGCTTCAAATGAATCTATGCTTAATGGGATCGGTTTTATTTCTGATTATGGGTCTGTATGTTCACCCATTTTTCTTGGCCCTTTGTGGTTTAAGTATGGCACCTTTTTATCCTTTGGCGATTGTGTATATTTCGGAAAAAGCAGGTTTGCAGAAGCGTAGATTTATTACTTTTGCGATGAGCATTCAAAGTGTCTGTGTGATTTTAATGCATGTCTGTGTAGGTTATCTGACAGATGCTTTTGGTCTATTATTTGCTTTTGGTTTTGGTGTTGTTCTGCTAATAATGGCTTTGGTATGTCTAAATTTTCATCCGCCTATAAAGGCCTAA
- a CDS encoding RNA methyltransferase: protein MSRFFISCPIGFENSLVEELKSFWFEMIDLDGLPTRSSFPELDLIKGGLELECEDHLGYQINLFSKIAGRVLLRVASFESRYFDQFEKQLSKVPLNTFLETGMPVTLQVESHKSRLNNEKSILESASGVLQKMGFNVVDKAKVNIYLRFEKDRATISLDTTGEHLHRRGYAVYRGEAPLRETLAAYLIRRLSALVNLDQDLTIVDPFVGSGTILFEALSCYLPNLHREYSWQIFKKTPKLFKSDSWTKNFRWIRNSGQPLAVGYDIDEKAILNLSRNKDEFCKVFGVTDVPIKAEVKDSQDVQLQRSELTKNVWLVCNPPYGIRLDDQNVREIIQSFEQDVDGMVILHPPIWNFNFSHLKLVSSDDFKNQGLSLKLSIYSKKIN from the coding sequence GTGTCGCGCTTTTTTATTAGCTGCCCAATAGGATTTGAAAACTCGCTTGTAGAAGAGTTAAAAAGTTTCTGGTTTGAAATGATTGATCTGGATGGTCTACCGACGCGGTCTTCTTTTCCAGAGCTAGATCTTATTAAAGGTGGACTTGAACTTGAATGTGAAGATCATCTTGGTTATCAGATTAATTTATTCAGTAAAATTGCTGGTCGTGTTTTGCTACGTGTGGCTTCATTTGAAAGTCGCTACTTCGATCAATTTGAAAAACAATTGTCTAAAGTTCCACTGAATACGTTTCTAGAAACAGGAATGCCTGTGACTTTACAAGTAGAGTCGCACAAGTCACGTCTTAATAACGAGAAAAGCATTTTAGAGTCAGCATCAGGCGTTTTACAGAAGATGGGGTTTAATGTTGTCGATAAAGCTAAGGTGAATATCTATCTGCGCTTTGAAAAAGATAGAGCCACGATCAGTTTAGATACAACAGGTGAGCACTTGCATCGTAGGGGATATGCGGTTTATCGAGGTGAGGCTCCGCTGCGCGAGACATTGGCGGCCTATCTTATACGTCGATTGTCTGCTCTGGTGAATCTAGATCAAGACCTGACGATAGTGGACCCCTTTGTAGGTTCAGGTACGATTTTATTTGAAGCTTTGTCGTGCTACTTACCGAATTTGCACCGCGAGTACAGTTGGCAAATATTTAAGAAAACACCAAAGCTATTTAAGTCGGATTCTTGGACAAAGAATTTTCGTTGGATTCGAAATTCTGGTCAGCCCTTAGCTGTTGGTTACGATATTGATGAAAAAGCGATTTTGAATTTAAGTCGTAATAAAGATGAGTTCTGTAAAGTATTTGGTGTAACAGATGTTCCTATAAAAGCAGAAGTGAAAGACAGCCAAGATGTTCAATTGCAGCGCTCTGAGCTGACAAAAAACGTATGGCTTGTATGTAACCCTCCGTATGGTATTCGCTTAGATGATCAGAATGTTCGAGAGATTATTCAGTCATTTGAACAAGATGTGGATGGTATGGTGATTCTTCATCCACCGATTTGGAACTTTAATTTCAGTCATCTGAAGTTGGTGTCTTCAGATGACTTTAAAAATCAAGGACTCAGCCTTAAACTTTCGATCTATTCGAAAAAAATAAATTAG
- a CDS encoding endonuclease/exonuclease/phosphatase family protein, with amino-acid sequence MKKLIQILSLSILSFFFFVSCKSTPSVDTNQNSSVLISQQSVAKSENEISIMTYNVENLFDTQHDEGTEDFSYLPLKDKNQKKVQDYCKSVKNNFYRKQCFEFDWSDEALEAKMRNLNHVIRFTDQGRGPDNIMLTEVENLRVLKQFVNGPLSDLGYKTVVLIEGPDLRGIDPAFISKFPQVGKEKLHLIPYKDKNPEQLKWAKRSRGILEVVVKAPNGKNITFLTAHFPSQSNPTEWRAQAIDFAKNLMLKYQKQGRAVVFGGDLNIIASEEETHGYFKNQMTQAGQVSHLVGCKHCVGSYNYKGTWSFLDILVFSNNLKTVGFELIPDSIQIVKTSMNTDTQGSPKRFDSIEKSGAADHFPLYARIKYF; translated from the coding sequence ATGAAAAAACTTATCCAAATTTTATCCTTATCCATCCTTTCTTTTTTCTTCTTCGTTAGCTGTAAATCGACCCCTTCGGTTGATACGAATCAGAACTCGTCAGTTCTAATTTCACAGCAATCTGTTGCTAAGTCTGAAAATGAAATTTCAATTATGACCTATAATGTAGAGAATCTTTTCGATACTCAACACGATGAAGGAACAGAAGACTTTAGCTACCTGCCTTTAAAAGATAAAAATCAAAAAAAGGTTCAAGACTATTGTAAGTCGGTCAAAAACAACTTCTATAGAAAACAATGTTTTGAATTCGACTGGAGCGACGAGGCTTTAGAAGCTAAAATGCGTAATTTAAACCACGTCATCCGTTTCACGGATCAAGGACGTGGACCTGATAACATTATGTTAACAGAAGTTGAAAACCTGCGTGTGCTGAAACAATTTGTTAATGGTCCCCTATCAGATTTAGGATATAAAACAGTTGTTCTTATTGAAGGTCCCGATCTACGCGGTATTGATCCCGCTTTCATTTCTAAATTCCCACAAGTGGGAAAAGAAAAGTTACATCTTATTCCTTACAAAGACAAAAACCCAGAACAACTTAAATGGGCCAAACGCTCGCGCGGAATCCTGGAGGTTGTTGTCAAAGCCCCTAACGGAAAGAATATCACTTTCTTAACAGCCCACTTTCCTTCACAGTCCAACCCCACTGAATGGAGAGCTCAAGCCATTGATTTTGCTAAAAATCTAATGTTGAAATACCAAAAACAAGGGCGTGCTGTTGTCTTCGGTGGTGACTTAAATATCATCGCCTCGGAAGAGGAAACTCATGGTTATTTCAAAAATCAAATGACTCAAGCGGGACAAGTTTCGCACCTTGTTGGCTGTAAACACTGCGTGGGGTCTTATAATTATAAAGGCACATGGTCATTTCTTGATATTTTAGTTTTCTCGAACAATTTAAAAACTGTGGGTTTTGAATTAATTCCAGACTCTATCCAAATCGTAAAAACATCTATGAATACGGATACACAAGGGAGTCCTAAACGATTTGACTCTATAGAAAAGTCAGGCGCGGCAGATCACTTCCCACTTTACGCTCGTATTAAATACTTCTAA